The genomic stretch AGACGGTCATCGGCAGGGGGGCGGTGATCGGGGGCAACGTCTGGATAACACGGTCGGTCCCCCCCGACACGCACGTGATGTTCGAGCCGCCCGCGCCGGTAATGCGCGCGGGGAGGAAGCGGAAAGATTGACCGTCTCGGGCCCCGCCGCGCGGCGGCGAGACGCCGGCACGGCGTGAGGAGGAACGCATAATGATGCGGAGATCGCTCGTCCCCGCGGCGATGGCGCTCTGGTGCCTGCTCTGCGCCGGCGCCGGCGCCGCGGCAAACCCGCCCGTTCCCTCCGCCGTCGCATCGCCGGGCGCGGAGGATGCGCCCGCCTCGTTTATCGGGAACAAGGGGAGCCGCAAGCTCCACTGCGCCGACTGCGTCTGGGGCACAAAGGTCTCCCCCGGCAAGCGGAAGGAGTTCCGAACCTACCAGGAGGCGGCCGACGAGGGGTACTTCCCGTGCAGCGCCTGCCGCCCGGATATCGCGGCCGGGCACCCCGGCCCGACCCGCCCGCCGGTCGCCCCCGGGGAGATCGTCGGGAGCACCGTGAAGGATTTCTTTCACCGCGGCTCCTGCGAGTGGGCGGACAAGATCAGCGCCGAGCACCTGTTGCGCTTCAAGACGCGCGAAGAGGCGGTCGCCGCCGGCAAACGCCCCTGCTCGGTCTGCAAGCCCTGACGCCGGGGGCTGATCCCGGCCCGGCGGCCCGCGCCACGGATGGATGCACTGTGAGGATGCGGGCCGTGCCGATCCCGATCGCGTCCTCCTGATTTTCGCCTTCCCTCGCCCGGCCTGTCCCGGGTCGGTTTGCGTGGTCCGCATGGACAACCGGATCATCAACCCCGTCACCGCCGGTTTCATCATCGACGCCATCGCCGATGCGGAGACCGCCCCGTACGACTGCGTCGTCATCGAGCTCGACACGTTGGGGGGGCTCCTCGAATCGACGCGCGACGTGGTTTTGAAGGAACTGAACGCGAAGGTGCCGGTGGTCGTCTACATCGCTCCCCGGGACGAGCGGGCCGCGTCCGCGGGCGTCTTTATCACGATGGCGGGTGACGTGGCCGCGATGGCGCCAGGGACGAACATCGGCGCGTCAAGCCGCCCGAGCGCCGGTCTTCTTGACGCGATGGGGGCCGCTGCGATACGGCCCGGTCTCGTCACGCGTTCCGCGCGGCGCGCACCCGCCGAAGGACGGCCGTCTCCAGGCGCAGATAACCCGCCCAGCAGTCCGCCAGTCGGCGCCGGAGAGGCGTGAGCGCCCGGTAATGCCGCTCCGACACCGCCGTCCACTCCCCCATGAACGTCTCCCACCCCTGATTGGAGTGCGATGTCGCGTGGAAACGGTAGTTGGAAAAAATCTGCGGTACGTAGAGAAAGCGATATCCCGCCTCGAACGCGCGGAGCCAGAAGTCGTAGTCCATTGCGTAGACGAGCGTCGTGTCGAGCGGCCCGAGCTTTTCGAACAACTCCCTATGGAAGAATGTGGACGGCTGGCAGGGCATTGATGTCCGGCCGTTGATGGAATGGATCCGCGGGTGAAGGAGGAGGCGGTAGAACGGGACCGTTCCCTTCAGCAGCGTCAGTATCTCCGCGCCCGCCTCGTCAACCCTCCGCACCGCTCCGGTCACCAGGTATCCCGTTCGCAGGCGCCCGATCTCCCGGGCGACCCGTTCGAACGCCCCCTGCTCGTAGTAGTCGTCGGAGTTCAGCCACGCGATGATCTCCCCCCGCGCCTCCCGGAAACCGCGGTTGAGGGCCGCGGACTGGCCGGCGTTCTCCTGCCGGAGGTACCGCACGTGCGGGTACCGGGCGCATACCGCGGCGGTTTCGTCCGTCGAGCCGTCATCGACCACGATGTGCTCGAACCCCGGCCACCGCTGTGCGAGGACCGACTCGATGTTGTCCCGCAGGTAGCGTGCCTGGTTGTAGCAGCAGGTGACGACGCTGAATCCTTTTTCCATACCCCCCGTAGTATACTATACTTCCGAAGAACGGATGGCCTCGGGACCGGATCGCCCCACGGAGCCTACCCCCTTCCGGAGCCGCGAATGGATATACTGTTCACCCTGGGCCGCTACTGGCCCACCATCGGAGGCGGGGAGCTCCACACCAGGGAACTGATCCGATACCTGTCGCCGCGGCATCGGGTCCGGGTCGCCTGCCTCAGGAACGACAACCGGACGGACTGGATCCCCGGCATGGTGGTGGATCCCCCTCCGAGGCAACAACCGTATTTCGATCGCGACACCGAGGTGCGGCTGCTCAGGCTCGGGATTTTTAGGAGGCTGCGCCTCCGCAAGCGGCTCGAACATTTCTACGCCGACCAGGTCCGCCGCACCTCGTGCGGCAAGGAGCTCGCCGAGCTCTTCCTGCCGCAACTCCGGAAGATCGAGGGGGCGCTCGATCTCGTCCACAACGTCAAGGTCGGGCCGGAGTTTCTGAGTCTGGCCTCGCTCCGATTCGCCCGGGAGCGCAAAGTGCCGTTCGTGTTCACCCCCATCTCCCATCCCGGCGGATGGGAGGGAGAGATCTTTTCGCTCCTGTACCGCGAGGCGGACGCCCTCATCGCGATGACGGAATTCGAGCGCGCATTCCTCATCTCCCAGGGGGGAAGGCCCGAGCGGATCCACGTTGTCGGCGTCGGCCCGCTGCTCGAAAGCCTCGAACCGACCGCGGACGCCAGGAGAGCCCTGTCCATTCGAGGGCCGCTCGTGCTCTTTCTCGGCCAGAAATATCCGTACAAGGGCGTCGCAGAGATGGTCGAGGCCGCGCCCCTCGTCTGGGCGTCGCACCCCGATGCGCATTTCGTCTTCGCCGGGCCGCGCACGGAACAGTCGCGCGCGCTTTTTTCGGCCGTGGGGGACGCGCGGATCATCGACATCGACACGGTGAGCAACGAAGAGAAAACCAATCTGCTCGCCGCGTGCGACATCCTGTGCATGCCCTCGCGCTGCGAGAGCTTCGGCATCGTCTATCTCGAGGCCTGGTCGTTCCGCAAGCCGGTCATCGCCGCGGACACCGACGCCAGCCGGTGCGTCGTCGAGGACCGCCGGGACGGCCTGCTCGTCGCGCCGGAGCCGGCCGGTATCGCCGCCGCCATCAATACCCTTCTCGGCGACGAGGCGCTCCGGCATGCCCTGGGCGAACACGGGCACCGGAAGGCCGCCACGACATATTCCTGGCCCGTCATCGCCTCCAAGGTCGAGCAGGCCTATGCACAAGCCCTCGGCGGGTGCGCATGACCTGCTGATCACGCGCCGGAGACGCGGAACGCACCATGGAAACCGTCACCGCCTATATCCCCTGCCACAACGCCGAGGGATTCCTTGAGGGCTGCGTCCGTTCGCTCCTCAAGCAGACCCTCCCGCCCGCCGAGATCCTCGTGGTGAACGACGGCTCCACCGACCGCACCCGGGAGGTCGCCGCAGGGCTCCCGGTGCGTCTGGTCGACCTCGACGGCCATCCCGGTCTCGCCGAGGCAAGGAACGCGGGTATCCGCGCCGCCAGGGGCGACTATGTCGCCTCCATCGACGTCGACTGCCTCGCCGATCCGCGCTGGCTGGAGCGCCTCCTCTCCGCGCTCTGCGAGACCGGCGCGGCGGGTGCGGGAGGAAGGCTCATCGAAGGATTCCAGACCTCCTTGGCCGACCGCTGGCGCGTGGCGCACATGCGGCAGGATTGGGGTGATACCCGCATCGCCAATCCGCCGTTCCTCTTCGGCTGCAACACGCTCTTCAGGAAGAACGCCCTCGAAAAAGTCGGGCTCTACGACCCCGCGTTCCGAACCAACGGGGAAGACCTGAACCTCTCGCACCGGCTCATGGCGCAGGGGCGGACGCTCGTCTACGAGCCAGCGGCGGTCGTCACGCACCTCAAGCGCGACACCACCCTCTCCGTCCTCGACGCGGACTGGCGTTGGGGCTACCGCAGCCTCGGCGAGACGATGAAGTACGAGCGCTCATCGCACATCGTCTACTACAACTTCGCCAACGCCCGCTACAGGGTGCGGCAGGACCTTCGCGCGGGGCGCTATCCCCTCCTTTTGCTCGATCTGCTTCTCCTCCTCCATCATACCCGCCTCGACCTGCGCCACGCCCGCGAGAAGGGGCTCCTGCGGCGGGGCGGGGGTCTGCTCGCCCCCCGCGTCGAAACGCTCACCGCGTTCCGCGCCCATCTGGCGCGCCTCTCGAGATCCCATTTCATGAGAAATCCTGATGTCGTGGCGCCGCGCACGAACGAGGCCGCAGATCCATCGCCGCCTACCGGCGGCGGGAGAAGGAACGGGGCATGATCAGCGTCGTTGTCCTCACGCACAACCGGCTCCCCTTCCTCCGCGACTGCGTGGAGAGTATCCGGGCCAACGGGTATGCGGACCACGAGATTGTCGTCGTTGACAACGCCTCGACGGACGGGACGGCGGAGGCGCTCGCGGGGATGGACGACGTGCGGGTCGTCCGCTTCGACCGCGACCGGGAACTCGCCGCGTGCCGGAACGCCGGCATCGATGCCGCGCGCGGCGACATCATCGCCTTCACGGACGACGACTGCGCTATCGAGAAGGACTGGCTCGTGCGGATAGAGGCGGACCTGCGGGACCACGACGCCGTGGGCGGCGTCGCGCTTCCCCTTGGAGATTTCCACCCTCCGCGCTGGTGGGACGACGAGATCAACTGGCTCGTCGGCCTCTCCGTCCCCGGGCACTACGGCCCCAGGGCCGGAGAGGTCTATCTGCCCGCCTCGCTCAATCTCGCGTACCGCGCGCCAGTCCTCCGCGCGCTAGGATTCCGCGAGGGCGCGCCCGGCCTCGCCGGCAGGAATATGACGCGGGAGGATTCCGACCTCTGGCTGAGGACCCGCGCGGGCGGGCACCGCACGTTGTTCGACCCCTCCCTCGTCGTCTACCACCGCGTACCCCCGGAGCGGCTGACGGTCTCCTTCTGCGTCAGGCGGGCGTTCAGCGACGGTTTTTCCGCCTGGCACCGCGGAGAAACCGGTGGGGGACTCCGCCGTACCCTTGCCTACGTCCTCGCCCAACCGTTCACGCTCGCCGCCCGGATGATCCGGGGCGGCGGCCGCCCGCGCGCCAAGGAGTGGGTGTGGCCAGTCCGGCAAGCGGGACTTGTATGGGGCGGCATCGTGCAGGGGGCTGCCGCGATAACGGCGGCGGCACGGGATACGGCGAAAGCCGTCCCGGGCGTTCTTCACGCCCTCTTGATCATCCTCCGGGAGGCGGCACTGCTCGCGTGTGCACGGGGTCTCCTCAAAACACGTGGACCGCGCACGCCCCCCCCTGCGGTTGGCGGCGCGCCGCATAGCGACGGCGGGGATGCCACAACCTCATGAACCGGGAACAGAGAGCACCCCATCCGGGCCTCGACAGCGCGGAGGAACTCCGCGTCATCGACGCCTGCGTGCGCGGCGACTGGGAGGAGTTTCGCCTCCTTTTCGAGAGGTACCGCGAGCGGGTCTACGCCCTCGCCCTCGGCATCGTCAGGGACTCGGCGCTTGCGCACGATATCACGCAGGCGAGCTTCATCAAGGTCTTCAAGTCCCTCCGCTGGTTCGACCGGCGCGCCAAGTTCTCCACCTGGCTCTACCGCATCGCCTACCGGCAGGCCCTCGACCAGTACCGCAGGCGGCGCAGACGGGACGAGGTCCCGATCGAGCACCTCCCCGCCGGCGTGGAATCCTCGACCCCGCGCGGGCAGATCGCCGACTCCATCGCGGACAGGGAGGCCGCCGAACGGCTCCGCGCGGCCATAGACGCTCTTCCGATCAAGCTGAGGACCGCCGTCGTGCTCAGGTACTTCGAGGGGTGCACATTCGACGAGATCTGCGAGATCACGGGATGCGCGCGCGGCGTGCTTCAGAAAAGACTCGCCCAGGCACACGCCGCCCTCAGGGACGCGCTGGGTTCGAACGGTACGCCGGCCTGAAAGGCGCATCCGGCCGGCCGCGGCAAGACCGTATCGTCGGGCCACGGATGCCTCCTTTTCAGGCCGCCTCCCATTCTTCCTCCTCGAGAGATATGCTCAAGGGGGAGCCGGAGTTGCAGTCCCGCTATGCCGCCACGGAGATTTCCGTAGGGCACGAGAGAAGCCCGCCTTTTCTCCAGCCCGGTGCTGGGAGCGGAATAGGGATATCGTTGGCCCAGAAGCGAATTTTTCTTTTTTTGGGGGGGTACGGAATAAATTCCGAAGCG from Chlamydiota bacterium encodes the following:
- a CDS encoding glycosyltransferase; this encodes MEKGFSVVTCCYNQARYLRDNIESVLAQRWPGFEHIVVDDGSTDETAAVCARYPHVRYLRQENAGQSAALNRGFREARGEIIAWLNSDDYYEQGAFERVAREIGRLRTGYLVTGAVRRVDEAGAEILTLLKGTVPFYRLLLHPRIHSINGRTSMPCQPSTFFHRELFEKLGPLDTTLVYAMDYDFWLRAFEAGYRFLYVPQIFSNYRFHATSHSNQGWETFMGEWTAVSERHYRALTPLRRRLADCWAGYLRLETAVLRRVRAARNA
- a CDS encoding glycosyltransferase family 4 protein translates to MDILFTLGRYWPTIGGGELHTRELIRYLSPRHRVRVACLRNDNRTDWIPGMVVDPPPRQQPYFDRDTEVRLLRLGIFRRLRLRKRLEHFYADQVRRTSCGKELAELFLPQLRKIEGALDLVHNVKVGPEFLSLASLRFARERKVPFVFTPISHPGGWEGEIFSLLYREADALIAMTEFERAFLISQGGRPERIHVVGVGPLLESLEPTADARRALSIRGPLVLFLGQKYPYKGVAEMVEAAPLVWASHPDAHFVFAGPRTEQSRALFSAVGDARIIDIDTVSNEEKTNLLAACDILCMPSRCESFGIVYLEAWSFRKPVIAADTDASRCVVEDRRDGLLVAPEPAGIAAAINTLLGDEALRHALGEHGHRKAATTYSWPVIASKVEQAYAQALGGCA
- a CDS encoding glycosyltransferase — encoded protein: METVTAYIPCHNAEGFLEGCVRSLLKQTLPPAEILVVNDGSTDRTREVAAGLPVRLVDLDGHPGLAEARNAGIRAARGDYVASIDVDCLADPRWLERLLSALCETGAAGAGGRLIEGFQTSLADRWRVAHMRQDWGDTRIANPPFLFGCNTLFRKNALEKVGLYDPAFRTNGEDLNLSHRLMAQGRTLVYEPAAVVTHLKRDTTLSVLDADWRWGYRSLGETMKYERSSHIVYYNFANARYRVRQDLRAGRYPLLLLDLLLLLHHTRLDLRHAREKGLLRRGGGLLAPRVETLTAFRAHLARLSRSHFMRNPDVVAPRTNEAADPSPPTGGGRRNGA
- a CDS encoding glycosyltransferase family 2 protein: MISVVVLTHNRLPFLRDCVESIRANGYADHEIVVVDNASTDGTAEALAGMDDVRVVRFDRDRELAACRNAGIDAARGDIIAFTDDDCAIEKDWLVRIEADLRDHDAVGGVALPLGDFHPPRWWDDEINWLVGLSVPGHYGPRAGEVYLPASLNLAYRAPVLRALGFREGAPGLAGRNMTREDSDLWLRTRAGGHRTLFDPSLVVYHRVPPERLTVSFCVRRAFSDGFSAWHRGETGGGLRRTLAYVLAQPFTLAARMIRGGGRPRAKEWVWPVRQAGLVWGGIVQGAAAITAAARDTAKAVPGVLHALLIILREAALLACARGLLKTRGPRTPPPAVGGAPHSDGGDATTS
- a CDS encoding sigma-70 family RNA polymerase sigma factor, translating into MNREQRAPHPGLDSAEELRVIDACVRGDWEEFRLLFERYRERVYALALGIVRDSALAHDITQASFIKVFKSLRWFDRRAKFSTWLYRIAYRQALDQYRRRRRRDEVPIEHLPAGVESSTPRGQIADSIADREAAERLRAAIDALPIKLRTAVVLRYFEGCTFDEICEITGCARGVLQKRLAQAHAALRDALGSNGTPA